One Streptomyces sp. NBC_00554 DNA segment encodes these proteins:
- a CDS encoding NADH-quinone oxidoreductase subunit A — MNAYAPILVLGALGAGFAIFSVVMATLIGPKRYNRAKLEAYECGIEPTPTPAGGGRFPIKYYLTAMLFIVFDIEIVFLYPWAVTFDALGVFGLVEMLLFVLTVFVAYAYVWRRGGLEWD; from the coding sequence GTGAACGCGTATGCGCCGATCCTCGTACTGGGAGCCCTCGGGGCAGGCTTTGCGATCTTCTCCGTGGTCATGGCCACGCTTATCGGTCCAAAGCGTTACAACCGGGCCAAGCTCGAGGCCTACGAGTGCGGTATCGAGCCGACCCCCACGCCGGCAGGCGGCGGGCGATTCCCCATCAAGTACTACCTGACGGCGATGCTCTTCATCGTCTTCGACATCGAGATCGTCTTCCTCTACCCCTGGGCCGTCACCTTCGACGCCCTGGGTGTTTTCGGGCTCGTGGAGATGTTGCTCTTCGTGCTCACCGTCTTCGTGGCGTACGCGTACGTATGGCGGCGCGGCGGCCTGGAATGGGACTGA
- a CDS encoding C40 family peptidase, whose product MRESLVPVVLMSHTAHIRSHRKPRRNASTLAMRAGVAGGVLSTLAVAGASGSANAAETTQTLDLSALTADLATQVAQSADATQQAAANYELQAERDAAAAKAAQQAKADLADAKAKAAAKKKAADEAARKAAAEEAASRSAERTTLSSSDSASTSVSAPASGSVATVIAFLKAQVGDAYVMGGTGPNSWDCSGLVQAAFKQAGVDLPRVSGDQSTAGTPVSLSNLAVGDILYWGSAGSAYHVGVYIGDGQYLDAANPSKGVVIQDLSGYPATGAVRVL is encoded by the coding sequence ATGAGGGAGTCCCTGGTACCGGTTGTACTCATGTCCCACACCGCTCACATACGCAGCCACCGGAAACCCCGCCGCAACGCGTCGACACTCGCGATGCGTGCCGGAGTTGCCGGTGGCGTTCTCAGCACCCTGGCAGTGGCCGGGGCGTCCGGTTCGGCGAACGCTGCCGAGACGACGCAGACGCTCGACCTGTCCGCCCTGACGGCCGATCTGGCCACCCAGGTCGCGCAGTCGGCGGACGCCACCCAGCAGGCCGCGGCGAACTACGAGCTGCAGGCGGAGCGTGACGCTGCCGCCGCCAAGGCCGCACAGCAGGCCAAGGCGGACCTCGCGGACGCCAAGGCGAAGGCGGCTGCCAAGAAGAAGGCTGCCGACGAAGCCGCGCGCAAGGCCGCCGCGGAGGAGGCCGCCTCGCGTTCCGCGGAGCGGACCACCCTGTCCTCCTCCGATTCCGCCTCCACGTCCGTCTCCGCCCCGGCCAGCGGCAGTGTCGCGACCGTGATCGCCTTCCTCAAGGCGCAGGTCGGCGACGCGTACGTGATGGGCGGCACCGGCCCCAACTCGTGGGACTGCTCCGGTCTCGTGCAGGCCGCGTTCAAGCAGGCCGGCGTGGACCTGCCGCGCGTCTCGGGGGACCAGTCGACGGCCGGTACGCCGGTGTCGCTGTCCAACCTCGCGGTCGGGGACATCCTGTACTGGGGTTCGGCCGGTTCGGCGTACCACGTGGGTGTCTACATCGGTGACGGCCAGTACCTGGACGCGGCCAACCCCTCCAAGGGTGTGGTGATTCAGGACCTTTCGGGCTACCCGGCCACCGGTGCGGTGCGCGTTCTCTGA
- the def gene encoding peptide deformylase has product MPRVFVQGKPVDSYPALSPEARRGMVRRITEVGEEVLHRPCRDVTEFGPDLAALIGDMFLTMRVADGAGLAANQVGVDLRLFVYDCPDDDGVRHVGHIANPVLDQLDPAGRRLLEEGEGCLSVPGAVVDVPRPDRAVVRGFDQDGNAFTIEGTGYFARCLQHETDHVNGHVYLDRLSKRERRDALRQMEDRRERVFARRAVRTAELGR; this is encoded by the coding sequence ATGCCACGAGTGTTCGTGCAGGGAAAGCCCGTCGACTCGTATCCGGCGCTCTCGCCGGAAGCACGGCGCGGGATGGTGCGCCGGATCACCGAGGTCGGGGAAGAGGTGCTGCACCGGCCGTGCCGGGACGTCACCGAGTTCGGCCCCGATCTCGCCGCGCTCATCGGCGACATGTTCCTGACGATGCGCGTCGCGGACGGAGCGGGTCTCGCCGCCAATCAGGTGGGCGTGGATCTGCGGCTGTTCGTGTACGACTGCCCGGACGACGACGGAGTCCGGCATGTCGGTCATATCGCCAACCCGGTCCTGGATCAGCTCGATCCGGCCGGCCGGCGTCTCCTCGAAGAGGGGGAAGGGTGCCTGTCGGTGCCGGGCGCCGTCGTGGACGTACCCCGCCCCGACCGTGCCGTGGTGCGCGGCTTCGACCAGGACGGGAACGCCTTCACCATCGAGGGAACGGGGTATTTCGCCCGCTGCCTGCAGCACGAGACCGACCACGTCAACGGTCACGTCTACCTGGACCGGCTCTCCAAGCGGGAACGGCGGGACGCGCTGCGGCAGATGGAAGACCGGCGCGAGCGGGTCTTCGCCCGCCGCGCCGTCAGGACAGCGGAACTCGGCCGCTGA
- a CDS encoding geranylgeranyl reductase family protein translates to MTEPQPLSENTADVIVVGAGPAGSTTAYYLAKAGLDVLLLEKTAFPREKVCGDGLTPRATKQLVSMGIDISEEAGWLRNKGLRIIGGGVRLQLDWPDLASFPDYGLVRKRDDFDEQLARQAQKAGARLYERCNVGAPIIDDRTGRITGVHAKLGDTGEKREVTFHAPLVVAADGNSTRLSLAMGLHRREDRPMGVAVRTYFTSPRHEDDYLESWLELWDRRGAEDRLLPGYGWIFGMGDGTSNVGLGVLNTSDSFKELDWREVLKAWCASMPEDWGYTPENMTGPIRGAALPMAFNRQPHYTKGLLLVGDAGGLVNPFNGEGIAYAMESGQIAADVIVQAHARATDGQRELALQRYPRVLKDTYGGYYTLGRAFVKLIGNPRVMKIAAERGLTHPLLMKFTLKMLANLTDPTGGDAMDRIINGLSKVAPKA, encoded by the coding sequence GTGACCGAGCCCCAGCCCCTCTCCGAAAACACCGCCGATGTCATCGTCGTCGGGGCCGGGCCAGCCGGTTCGACCACCGCGTACTACCTGGCCAAGGCCGGACTGGATGTCCTGCTCCTGGAGAAGACCGCGTTCCCGCGGGAGAAGGTGTGCGGCGACGGGCTGACCCCGCGCGCCACCAAACAGCTCGTCTCCATGGGCATCGACATCTCGGAGGAGGCCGGCTGGCTCCGCAACAAGGGCCTGCGCATCATCGGCGGCGGCGTCCGCCTCCAGCTGGACTGGCCGGATCTCGCCTCCTTCCCCGACTACGGACTCGTCCGCAAGCGCGACGACTTCGACGAGCAACTCGCACGCCAGGCGCAGAAGGCCGGCGCGCGCCTCTACGAGCGCTGCAACGTCGGCGCCCCGATCATCGACGACCGCACGGGCCGCATCACCGGCGTCCACGCCAAACTCGGCGACACCGGTGAGAAGCGGGAAGTCACCTTCCACGCCCCGCTGGTCGTCGCGGCCGACGGCAACTCCACCCGCCTCTCCCTGGCGATGGGCCTGCACCGCCGCGAGGACCGCCCGATGGGCGTCGCGGTCCGTACGTACTTCACCTCGCCGCGCCACGAGGACGACTACCTGGAGTCCTGGCTGGAACTCTGGGACCGCCGGGGAGCCGAGGACCGGCTCCTCCCCGGCTACGGCTGGATCTTCGGCATGGGCGACGGCACGTCGAACGTCGGTCTCGGTGTCCTGAACACCTCCGACTCCTTCAAGGAACTGGACTGGCGGGAAGTCCTCAAGGCCTGGTGTGCCTCGATGCCGGAGGACTGGGGCTACACGCCGGAGAACATGACGGGCCCGATCCGCGGCGCCGCCCTCCCCATGGCCTTCAACCGCCAACCGCACTACACCAAGGGGCTGTTGCTGGTCGGCGACGCCGGCGGCCTGGTGAACCCCTTCAACGGCGAGGGCATCGCCTACGCCATGGAATCCGGCCAGATCGCCGCCGACGTCATCGTCCAGGCGCACGCGCGGGCGACCGACGGCCAGCGCGAACTGGCCCTCCAGCGCTACCCGCGCGTGCTCAAGGACACCTACGGCGGCTACTACACCCTCGGCCGCGCCTTCGTGAAGCTCATCGGCAACCCGAGGGTCATGAAGATCGCGGCGGAGCGCGGCCTGACCCACCCGCTGCTGATGAAGTTCACCCTGAAGATGCTCGCCAACCTGACGGACCCGACGGGCGGCGACGCGATGGACCGCATCATCAACGGGCTGTCGAAGGTGGCTCCGAAGGCCTGA
- a CDS encoding GNAT family N-acetyltransferase — MNRALPDVTLRVPTDEDAFAWHRVFADPEVMEFHGGRAAELSVYEELTARQRRHDAELGFCLWTMVGPADEVLGFTGAQPWQREWGPTGEIEIGWRLGRAYWGKGYATAAALTTLERLRAAGVSHVVAIVRADNERSIAVTRRLGMELGERFPHPDLEQPAHCYRLAL, encoded by the coding sequence GTGAACCGAGCTCTCCCCGACGTGACGCTCCGTGTCCCCACCGACGAGGACGCCTTCGCCTGGCACCGCGTATTCGCCGACCCGGAGGTCATGGAGTTCCACGGGGGCAGGGCGGCCGAACTGTCCGTGTACGAGGAGCTCACCGCTCGCCAGCGCAGGCACGACGCGGAGCTGGGGTTCTGTCTGTGGACGATGGTCGGCCCGGCGGATGAGGTGCTGGGGTTCACCGGAGCGCAGCCGTGGCAGCGGGAATGGGGGCCCACGGGTGAGATCGAGATCGGCTGGCGGCTCGGGCGGGCGTACTGGGGCAAGGGGTACGCCACGGCGGCCGCCCTGACCACCCTGGAGAGGCTGCGAGCGGCGGGCGTCTCCCACGTCGTCGCCATCGTCAGAGCCGACAACGAGCGGTCCATCGCCGTGACCCGGCGCCTCGGCATGGAACTGGGCGAACGCTTCCCCCACCCCGACCTGGAGCAGCCCGCGCACTGCTACCGGCTGGCCCTCTGA
- a CDS encoding PASTA domain-containing protein, producing MRITPKTPEVRVPRLVGLMAVDARETAEARGVLLAAPDRPDFHLTVVDYVVRQYPPPDAEVPRGAVVTVWFDFGDSEGGGGAGVREPRRTGPPPGGVHRELDAPGDPFEVLRY from the coding sequence GTGCGCATAACACCCAAGACACCCGAAGTGCGCGTACCGCGGCTCGTGGGGCTGATGGCCGTGGACGCGCGTGAGACGGCCGAGGCGCGAGGTGTGCTGCTCGCCGCGCCCGACCGGCCCGACTTCCATCTCACCGTCGTCGATTACGTCGTACGGCAATATCCGCCGCCCGACGCCGAGGTGCCGCGCGGCGCCGTGGTGACGGTGTGGTTCGACTTCGGTGACTCGGAGGGCGGCGGGGGCGCGGGGGTGCGCGAGCCGCGCAGGACCGGTCCGCCGCCGGGCGGTGTGCACCGCGAACTCGACGCGCCGGGCGACCCGTTCGAGGTGCTCAGGTACTGA
- a CDS encoding demethylmenaquinone methyltransferase codes for MTRASLNKQPHEVASMFDDVAERYDLTNDVLSLGQDRVWRKEVAKAVDARPAQKILDLAAGTATSSLPFARTGAYVVPCDFSLGMLRVGKKNHPWLPLTAGDATKLPFKDDTFDAVTISFGLRNVQDTDTALRELYRVTKPGGRVVICEFSHPTWAPFRTVYTEYLMRALPPVARAVSSNPDAYVYLAESIREWPDQPALAERLRKAGWSKVAWRNLTGGVVALHRGFKA; via the coding sequence GTGACCCGCGCATCCCTGAACAAGCAGCCGCACGAAGTCGCCTCGATGTTCGACGACGTCGCGGAACGCTACGACCTGACGAACGACGTGCTCTCCCTCGGCCAGGACCGGGTGTGGCGCAAGGAGGTCGCGAAGGCGGTCGACGCGCGGCCCGCACAGAAGATCCTGGACCTGGCGGCGGGCACGGCCACCTCCTCCCTCCCCTTCGCACGCACCGGCGCCTACGTCGTCCCCTGCGACTTCTCCCTCGGGATGCTCCGCGTCGGCAAGAAGAACCACCCCTGGCTCCCGCTGACGGCGGGCGACGCGACGAAGCTGCCCTTCAAGGACGACACCTTCGACGCGGTCACGATCTCCTTCGGGCTGCGCAACGTGCAGGACACCGACACCGCGCTGCGCGAGCTGTACCGGGTGACGAAGCCCGGCGGCCGGGTCGTGATCTGCGAGTTCTCGCACCCGACGTGGGCGCCCTTCCGCACGGTGTACACCGAGTACCTGATGCGCGCGCTGCCGCCGGTCGCCCGCGCGGTCTCCTCCAACCCCGACGCGTACGTCTATCTCGCCGAGTCCATCCGCGAGTGGCCCGACCAGCCCGCGCTGGCCGAGCGTCTGCGCAAGGCGGGCTGGTCCAAGGTGGCGTGGCGGAACCTGACGGGCGGCGTCGTGGCGCTGCACCGGGGCTTCAAGGCCTGA
- a CDS encoding acyltransferase family protein produces MSWGSEQQGQQGYGYGQQPQPYPQQPQPYAQGYPQQYDQGYAQPVQQPYAQPGQQPYAQPVEYEQPAQYEQQPWSYVPEEPEAVSTTAQLDPVQSEPPAPPEEELPDSAPEEPAPKPKAGGRDRYFDALRAVALVRVVTYHTFGWAWAGMVFPSMGVMFALAGTLMAKSLERPAFKVVKSRMRRLLPPFWFWGAFVVVAMLIHDWMPGWQIVFWIVPVGDPPGNQWGVQAWEILWYLRTYLWFVLLSPLLLWIFRKAPIPVLLLSLVPIVVFQYGWTPPWNRFGSALTDLATYLFCWLVGFAHREGVLQRLKPPLVVVASLAALAFGGWYAFGHQAEFGTYDLDEIPLAQAFFSAGFVTLLMYFKAYYEVDFAWLARFKRLDRIVTIFNGRAVTIYLWHEIALVLAVPLIDQFWKVPAFERWLPLESQWFMFGIGWVLIWIAIPLFGWVEDVAAKKKPKLLP; encoded by the coding sequence ATGAGCTGGGGGTCCGAGCAACAGGGACAGCAGGGGTACGGGTACGGGCAGCAGCCCCAGCCGTACCCGCAGCAGCCCCAGCCGTACGCACAGGGGTACCCCCAGCAGTACGACCAGGGGTACGCGCAGCCGGTGCAGCAGCCGTACGCGCAGCCCGGACAGCAGCCGTACGCGCAGCCCGTTGAGTACGAACAGCCCGCGCAGTACGAGCAGCAGCCTTGGAGTTACGTTCCCGAGGAACCGGAAGCGGTCTCGACCACCGCCCAGTTGGACCCGGTGCAGTCCGAGCCGCCGGCTCCTCCTGAGGAGGAGCTACCGGACTCGGCGCCGGAGGAGCCCGCGCCCAAGCCGAAGGCCGGCGGCCGTGACCGCTACTTCGACGCGCTGCGCGCCGTAGCGCTCGTCCGCGTGGTGACGTACCACACCTTCGGCTGGGCCTGGGCGGGCATGGTCTTCCCGTCGATGGGCGTGATGTTCGCGCTCGCCGGCACGCTGATGGCCAAGTCCCTGGAGCGCCCCGCGTTCAAGGTGGTCAAGAGCCGGATGCGGCGGCTGCTGCCGCCCTTCTGGTTCTGGGGTGCCTTCGTCGTGGTGGCGATGTTGATCCACGACTGGATGCCGGGCTGGCAGATCGTCTTCTGGATCGTGCCGGTCGGTGACCCGCCGGGCAACCAGTGGGGCGTGCAGGCCTGGGAGATTCTCTGGTACCTGCGGACGTACCTCTGGTTCGTGCTGCTGTCGCCGCTGCTCCTGTGGATCTTCCGGAAGGCGCCGATTCCGGTCCTGCTCCTCTCCCTCGTCCCGATCGTGGTGTTCCAGTACGGGTGGACGCCGCCGTGGAACCGCTTCGGCAGCGCGCTCACGGACCTGGCCACCTATCTGTTCTGCTGGCTCGTCGGCTTCGCGCACCGCGAGGGCGTGCTCCAGCGGCTGAAGCCGCCGCTGGTGGTCGTGGCCTCGCTGGCCGCGCTGGCGTTCGGCGGCTGGTACGCCTTCGGCCACCAGGCGGAGTTCGGGACGTACGACCTGGACGAGATCCCGCTCGCCCAGGCCTTCTTCTCGGCCGGCTTCGTGACGCTGCTGATGTACTTCAAGGCGTACTACGAAGTCGACTTCGCCTGGCTCGCCCGCTTCAAACGGCTCGACAGGATCGTGACGATCTTCAACGGGCGAGCCGTGACGATCTATCTCTGGCACGAGATCGCACTGGTACTGGCGGTTCCACTGATCGACCAGTTCTGGAAGGTTCCCGCGTTCGAGAGGTGGCTGCCGCTGGAGAGCCAGTGGTTCATGTTCGGCATCGGCTGGGTGCTGATCTGGATCGCGATCCCGCTCTTCGGCTGGGTCGAGGACGTCGCGGCGAAGAAGAAGCCGAAGCTGCTGCCGTAG
- a CDS encoding bifunctional polysaccharide deacetylase/glycosyltransferase family 2 protein, whose amino-acid sequence MTTTSSRGRRRAPSKMGRAASRAAALQKPRVILALLLLLALTSVMLLDGYLRSEVGNDQRVRDGAAYDKVPEKILDGGPILTFNNGTSKTQSVPDKTIVLTFDDGPNPTWTPQILKVLEENDVQATFFVVGSMVSRSPSVVKDLVDQGNEVGIHTFTHVDLSYQSTARLKRELVQTQLALAGAAGIQTTLFRAPYSSEINAVDNYSWPVYKEIGGLGYTSVFVDTDSDDWKQPGVSKIIKWATPEDNEGAVVLMHDAGGNRAQTVKALGTYIKTMKAKGYSFTTVSGAEAKLRSEESGNAEAVGVAQQPGQSTESGQTGQSAESGQQPPGAQGTGRNTEQAAHSEATGATLYEGKALIVAVTVAEWVVPALAWFLAVVGVAVMGRFGMMLILARRHYRQRNKKRGKRGQFSWGPTVTRPVTVIVPAYNEKECIANTLESLAKSTHPIEIIVVDDGSTDGTSEISRSAAESLGMTNVRVIRQENAGKPAALNNGVRNASYDIVVMMDGDTVFEPDAVHQLVQPFADPEIGAVAGNAKVGNRNTIIGAWQHIEYVMGFNLDRRMYDLLRCMPTIPGAIGAFRRDAVLEVGGMSEDTLAEDTDITIAMHRGGWRVVYQEHAIAWTEAPGSLKQLWSQRYRWSYGTMQALWKHRKSLTDKGPSGRFGRVGMPLVVIFQIITPVFAPLIDVFTIYSMIFVDFQAALLAWLAVLGIQLVCAAYAFHLDKEKYRYLAMMPLQQLAYRQMMYLVLIHSSVTALTGGRLRWQKLKRTGEVGTPAGVS is encoded by the coding sequence ATGACTACGACGTCCTCGCGCGGTCGCCGGCGCGCCCCCTCCAAGATGGGGCGGGCCGCCAGCAGGGCCGCGGCGCTGCAGAAGCCGCGCGTGATCCTCGCGCTGCTGCTTCTGCTGGCGCTCACCAGCGTGATGCTCCTCGACGGCTACCTGCGCTCCGAGGTCGGCAACGACCAGCGCGTGCGCGATGGCGCGGCCTACGACAAGGTCCCGGAGAAGATCCTTGACGGCGGCCCCATCCTGACGTTCAACAACGGCACGTCCAAGACACAGTCCGTGCCGGACAAGACCATCGTGCTCACCTTCGACGACGGTCCCAACCCGACCTGGACTCCCCAGATCCTCAAGGTGCTCGAGGAGAACGACGTCCAGGCCACGTTCTTCGTGGTGGGCTCGATGGTCAGCCGCTCCCCGAGCGTGGTGAAGGACCTGGTGGACCAGGGCAACGAGGTCGGCATCCACACCTTCACGCACGTCGACCTCTCCTACCAGAGCACGGCACGGCTCAAGCGCGAACTGGTGCAGACGCAGCTGGCCCTCGCGGGCGCCGCGGGGATCCAGACGACGCTGTTCCGTGCCCCGTACTCCTCCGAGATCAACGCCGTCGACAACTACAGCTGGCCCGTCTACAAGGAGATCGGCGGCCTGGGCTACACCAGCGTCTTCGTCGACACCGACAGCGACGACTGGAAGCAGCCGGGCGTCTCGAAGATCATCAAGTGGGCCACGCCGGAGGACAACGAGGGCGCCGTCGTCCTCATGCACGACGCGGGCGGCAACCGCGCGCAGACGGTCAAGGCGCTCGGCACGTACATCAAGACGATGAAGGCGAAGGGGTACTCCTTCACCACGGTCAGCGGCGCCGAGGCCAAGCTGCGCAGCGAGGAGTCGGGCAACGCGGAGGCCGTCGGGGTCGCTCAGCAGCCCGGTCAGTCCACCGAGTCCGGCCAGACCGGTCAGTCCGCGGAGTCCGGCCAGCAGCCGCCCGGGGCGCAGGGCACCGGCCGGAACACCGAGCAGGCCGCCCACTCCGAGGCCACCGGCGCCACCCTCTACGAGGGCAAGGCCCTCATCGTGGCGGTCACGGTCGCCGAATGGGTCGTACCGGCGCTCGCCTGGTTCCTTGCCGTCGTCGGCGTCGCCGTCATGGGCAGGTTCGGGATGATGCTGATCCTCGCCCGCCGCCACTACAGACAGCGCAACAAGAAACGCGGCAAGCGCGGCCAGTTCAGCTGGGGGCCGACGGTCACCAGGCCGGTGACCGTGATCGTGCCCGCGTACAACGAGAAGGAGTGCATCGCCAACACCCTGGAGTCGCTGGCGAAGAGCACCCATCCGATCGAGATCATCGTGGTCGACGACGGCTCCACGGACGGCACGTCCGAGATCTCGCGCAGCGCGGCGGAGTCCCTCGGCATGACGAACGTCCGCGTCATCCGCCAGGAGAACGCGGGCAAGCCGGCCGCGCTCAACAACGGTGTGCGCAACGCGAGTTACGACATCGTCGTGATGATGGACGGCGACACCGTCTTCGAGCCGGACGCCGTGCACCAGCTGGTGCAGCCCTTCGCCGACCCGGAGATCGGCGCGGTCGCGGGCAACGCCAAGGTCGGCAACCGCAACACCATCATCGGCGCGTGGCAGCACATCGAGTACGTGATGGGCTTCAACCTCGACCGCCGCATGTACGACCTGCTGCGCTGCATGCCCACCATCCCGGGCGCCATCGGCGCGTTCCGCCGGGACGCCGTCCTCGAGGTCGGCGGCATGAGCGAGGACACGCTCGCCGAGGACACCGACATCACCATCGCCATGCACCGCGGCGGCTGGCGGGTCGTCTACCAGGAGCACGCCATCGCCTGGACGGAGGCCCCCGGCTCCCTCAAGCAGCTGTGGTCGCAGCGCTACCGCTGGTCGTACGGCACCATGCAGGCGCTCTGGAAGCACCGCAAGTCCCTGACGGACAAGGGTCCTTCGGGCCGCTTCGGCCGAGTCGGCATGCCCCTGGTCGTGATCTTCCAGATCATCACGCCGGTCTTCGCGCCGCTCATCGACGTGTTCACCATCTACTCGATGATCTTCGTGGACTTCCAGGCGGCACTGCTCGCCTGGCTGGCCGTCCTCGGCATCCAACTGGTCTGCGCGGCCTACGCGTTCCACCTCGACAAGGAGAAGTACCGCTACCTCGCGATGATGCCGCTCCAGCAACTCGCGTACCGCCAGATGATGTACCTGGTCCTGATCCACTCCAGCGTCACGGCCCTGACCGGCGGACGCCTCCGCTGGCAGAAGCTCAAGCGCACGGGTGAGGTCGGGACTCCGGCAGGGGTGAGCTAG
- a CDS encoding chitinase yields MRSFLKPAAGLVCLMTLACAGCSSGGDDGSDTATSEPSQAGSTPSPTETASSTSYAPYVSATTASDTDSTGSPTTYNLAFVISDGSDCTPKWNGTTAIDDSAVKSRISALTESGASVRVSFGGASGTELAETCDSASELAAAYGAALDAAGSTQADFDVEGDALTDSASVALRSEAIALLQKDRTDLKVSFTLPVMPSGLDADSLALLESANDNSVAVSTVNIMTMNYGSSYDGDMGDYAIASAKAAHTQLEDVFGLSSESAWQGLALTSMIGVNDVDNETFTLSDAAQVRTFAEEQGVAWVSLWSTFRDQQCEDDTANDDAATDCSGVEQSAGAFAEALAG; encoded by the coding sequence ATGAGGAGTTTCCTGAAGCCGGCCGCCGGGCTCGTCTGCCTGATGACTCTGGCCTGTGCGGGGTGCTCTTCGGGCGGTGACGACGGCTCCGACACGGCGACTTCGGAGCCCTCGCAGGCCGGCTCGACCCCCTCACCGACCGAGACGGCGTCGTCCACCTCGTACGCCCCGTACGTGAGCGCCACCACCGCCTCCGACACGGACTCCACCGGGTCCCCGACGACGTACAACCTGGCTTTCGTGATCTCCGACGGCAGCGACTGCACGCCGAAGTGGAACGGCACGACCGCCATCGACGACTCGGCCGTGAAGTCCCGGATCTCCGCCCTCACCGAGTCCGGCGCGAGCGTGCGGGTCTCCTTCGGCGGGGCGTCCGGCACGGAGCTCGCCGAGACCTGCGACAGCGCGTCCGAGCTGGCCGCGGCCTACGGTGCCGCGCTCGACGCCGCCGGTTCGACACAGGCGGACTTCGACGTCGAGGGCGACGCGCTGACCGACTCCGCCTCGGTCGCGCTGCGCTCCGAGGCGATCGCGCTGCTCCAGAAGGACCGCACCGACCTCAAGGTCTCCTTCACGCTGCCCGTCATGCCGTCCGGCCTCGACGCCGACAGCCTGGCGCTGCTGGAGTCCGCCAACGACAACTCCGTGGCGGTCTCCACCGTCAACATCATGACCATGAACTACGGCAGTTCGTACGACGGTGACATGGGCGACTACGCGATCGCCTCCGCAAAGGCCGCGCACACCCAGCTGGAGGACGTCTTCGGGCTCTCCTCCGAGAGCGCCTGGCAGGGCCTCGCCCTCACCTCGATGATCGGCGTCAACGACGTCGACAACGAGACGTTCACGCTCTCCGACGCGGCGCAGGTCCGCACGTTCGCGGAGGAACAGGGGGTCGCCTGGGTCTCACTGTGGTCGACCTTCCGCGACCAGCAGTGTGAGGACGACACCGCGAACGACGACGCGGCCACGGATTGCAGTGGGGTCGAGCAGAGCGCGGGGGCGTTCGCGGAGGCGCTGGCCGGATGA
- the mqnC gene encoding cyclic dehypoxanthinyl futalosine synthase — MTEKADLQSVLDRAAEGGRITPEEALDLYRDAPLHALGVAADAVRKQRYAGTEHIATYIIERNINYTNVCVTACKFCAFYAPPKDTAKGWTRDLDDILRRCAETVELGGTQIMFQGGHHPDFGVEYYEEHFAAIKAAYPQLVIHSLGASEVEHMARISKVSAEEAIARIHAAGLDSFAGAGAELLPARPRKAIAPLKESGERWLEIMEIAHGLGVESTSTMLMGTGETNAERIEHLRMIRDVQDRTGGFRAFIPYTYQPENNHLKGRTHATIFEYLRMIAIARLFMDNIAHIQGSWLTTGKEAGQLSLHYGADDLGSIMLEENVVSSAGAKHRSNRMEIIDLIRKAGRVPAQRTTTYEHIVVHDDPANDPVDERVMSHISSTAIEGGTAHPELKLLASN, encoded by the coding sequence GTGACCGAGAAGGCCGACCTTCAGTCCGTCCTCGACCGTGCCGCCGAGGGTGGGCGGATCACCCCGGAAGAGGCGCTCGACCTCTACCGGGACGCCCCGCTGCACGCGCTGGGCGTCGCCGCCGACGCCGTACGCAAGCAGCGGTACGCGGGCACCGAGCACATCGCGACGTACATCATCGAGCGCAACATCAACTACACGAACGTGTGCGTCACGGCGTGCAAGTTCTGCGCCTTCTACGCGCCCCCCAAGGACACCGCCAAGGGCTGGACGCGCGACCTCGACGACATCCTGCGCCGCTGCGCGGAGACCGTCGAGCTGGGCGGTACGCAGATCATGTTCCAGGGCGGGCACCACCCGGACTTCGGCGTCGAGTACTACGAGGAGCACTTCGCCGCGATCAAGGCCGCGTACCCGCAGCTGGTCATCCACTCCCTCGGCGCGTCCGAGGTCGAGCACATGGCCCGTATCTCCAAGGTGTCGGCGGAAGAGGCCATCGCGCGGATCCACGCCGCGGGCCTCGACTCCTTCGCCGGGGCCGGTGCCGAGCTGCTGCCCGCGCGGCCGCGCAAGGCCATCGCCCCGCTGAAGGAGAGCGGCGAGCGCTGGCTGGAGATCATGGAGATCGCGCACGGGCTGGGCGTCGAGTCGACGTCCACGATGCTGATGGGCACCGGCGAGACCAACGCCGAGCGCATCGAGCACCTGCGGATGATCCGTGACGTACAGGACCGGACGGGCGGCTTCCGCGCCTTCATCCCGTACACCTACCAGCCCGAGAACAACCACCTCAAGGGCCGCACCCACGCCACGATCTTCGAGTACCTGCGAATGATCGCGATCGCCCGGCTCTTCATGGACAACATCGCCCACATCCAGGGCTCGTGGCTCACCACCGGCAAGGAAGCGGGCCAACTCTCCCTGCACTACGGCGCGGACGACCTCGGCTCGATCATGCTGGAGGAGAACGTCGTCTCCTCTGCCGGGGCCAAGCACCGCTCCAATCGCATGGAGATCATCGACCTGATCCGCAAGGCCGGGCGGGTGCCCGCCCAGCGGACCACGACGTACGAGCACATCGTCGTCCACGACGACCCGGCGAACGACCCCGTCGACGAGCGGGTCATGTCGCACATCTCGTCCACGGCGATCGAGGGCGGCACGGCCCACCCCGAGCTGAAGCTGCTCGCGTCGAACTGA